One genomic segment of Panicum virgatum strain AP13 chromosome 2N, P.virgatum_v5, whole genome shotgun sequence includes these proteins:
- the LOC120662637 gene encoding 60S ribosomal protein L13-2-like: protein MGGEKVKHNNVIPNGHFKKHWQNYVKTWFNRPARKQRRRIARQKKAAKIFPRPTAGPLRPIVQCQTLKYNMKSRAGRGFTLEELKAAGIPKKLAPTIGISVDHCRKNKSLEGLQAYVQRLKTYKAKLVIFPRRARKVKAGDSTPEELASATQVQGDYMPITRGEKRSVEVVKVSDEMKSFAAYGKLRLERMNKKHLGARQKKAAEAEKEEKK, encoded by the exons ATGGGG GGCGAAAAGGTGAAGCACAACAACGTTATCCCCAATGGGCACTTCAAGAAGCACTGGCAGAACTATGTCAAGACATGGTTCAATCGGCCCGCTCGCAAGCAGAGGCGCCGCATCG CTCGTCAAAAGAAGGCTGCGAAGATATTCCCACGCCCAACTGCTGGACCTCTTCGCCCCATTGTTCAATGCCAGACTCTGAAGTATAACATGAAGTCAAGGGCTGGGAGAGGCTTTACTCTTGAGGAGCTGAAG GCTGCGGGCATTCCGAAGAAGCTTGCTCCAACCATTGGCATTTCTGTGGATCACTGCCGCAAGAACAAATCACTTGAGGGGCTTCAGGCTTATGTCCAGAGGCTGAAGACATACAAGGCCAAGCTGGTTATCTTCCCAAGGCGTGCTCGCAAGGTCAAG GCTGGTGACTCTACTCCTGAGGAGCTTGCCAGCGCCACCCAGGTACAGGGTGACTACATGCCTATTACTCGTGGTGAGAAGCGCTCGGTTGAGGTTGTGAAGGTCAGCGATGAGATGAAGTCGTTTGCAGCCTATGGCAAGCTCCGCCTCGAGAGGATGAACAAGAAGCACCTTGGTGCCCGCCAGAAGAAGGCTGCTGAGGCtgagaaggaagagaagaagtAA
- the LOC120660518 gene encoding 60S ribosomal protein L13-2-like, whose protein sequence is MVKHNNVLPNGHFKKHWQNYVKTWFNQPARKQRRRIARQKKAAKIFPRPTAGPLRPIVQCQTLKYNMKSRAGRGFTLEELKAAGIPKKLAPTIGISVDHRRKNKSLEGLQANIQRLKTYKAKLVIFPRRARKVKAGDSTPEELASATQVQGDYMPITCGEKRSVEVVKVSDEMKSFAAYGKLRLERMNKKHLGARQKKAAEAEKEEKK, encoded by the exons ATGGTGAAGCACAACAACGTTCTCCCCAACGGGCACTTCAAGAAGCACTGGCAGAACTATGTCAAGACATGGTTCAACCAGCCCGCCCGCAAGCAGAGGCGCCGCATCG CCCGTCAAAAGAAGGCTGCGAAGATATTCCCACGCCCAACTGCTGGACCCCTTCGCCCCATTGTCCAATGCCAGACTCTCAAGTATAACATGAAGTCAAGGGCTGGGAGAGGCTTTACTCTTGAGGAGCTGAAG GCTGCAGGCATTCCGAAGAAGCTTGCTCCAACCATTGGCATTTCTGTGGATCACCGCCGCAAGAACAAATCACTTGAGGGGCTTCAGGCTAATATCCAGAGGTTGAAGACATACAAGGCCAAGCTGGTTATCTTCCCAAGGCGTGCTCGCAAGGTCAAG GCTGGTGACTCTACTCCTGAGGAGCTTGCCAGCGCCACCCAGGTCCAGGGTGACTACATGCCTATTACTTGTGGTGAGAAGCGCTCGGTTGAGGTTGTGAAGGTCAGCGATGAGATGAAATCGTTTGCAGCCTATGGCAAGCTCCGCCTCGAGAGGATGAACAAGAAGCACCTTGGTGCCCGCCAGAAGAAGGCTGCTGAGGCtgagaaggaagagaagaagtAA
- the LOC120660519 gene encoding probable serine/threonine-protein kinase DDB_G0291350, translating to MGCSFSGLNTIYGAATGGGDVWINERCFRVIRQIGDGGVAVVYLVKEKQPASDAAPAKRHDAHVSEDGTYAMKKVLIQSKEQLDLVKEEIRVSSLFNHPNLFPLLDHAIITVKSPQGDLSHEAYLLFPVHLDGTLLDNANIMLSRKEFYSTSDVLQIFLQLCEGLKHMHSFDPPYAHNDVKPGNVLITHRKGQAPVVNLMDFGSARPARKQIRSHSEALQLQEWAAEHCSAPYRAPELWDCPSHADIDERTDIWSLGCTLYAIMFNVSPFEDALDESEESLQLAIVNGQLKWPAGPNPPYPDELRKFVIWMLQPQPAMRPHIGDVVLHVDKLIAKYLS from the exons ATGGGCTGCTCCTTCTCTGGGCTCAACACCATCTACGGcgccgcgacgggcggcggcgacgtctggATCAACGAGCGCTGCTTCCGCGTCATCCGCCagatcggcgacggcggcgtcgccgtcgtctaCCTCGTCAAGGAGAAACAGCCCGCCTCCGATGCCGCGCCCGCCAAGCGCCACGACGCCCATGTCTCAG AGGATGGAACGTATGCCATGAAGAAGGTGCTGATACAGAGCAAGGAGCAGCTGGATCTGGTGAAGGAGGAGATCCGCGTGTCGTCATTGTTCAATCACCCCAACCTGTTCCCGCTTCTTGATCATGCCATAATAACCGTCAAG AGTCCACAGGGAGATTTGAGCCATGAAGCCTACCTGCTCTTTCCAGTCCATTTGGATGGTACTTTATTGGACAACGCTAACATCATGCTGTCCAGAAAGGAATTCTATTCAACATCTGACGTTCTGCAAATATTCCTTCAG TTGTGTGAAGGACTGAAGCACATGCACAGCTTTGATCCTCCATATGCCCATAACGATGTGAAGCCTGGTAATGTTCTTATAACCCATCGTAAAGGACAAGCACCTGTTGTAAATTTAATGGATTTTGGAAGTGCAAGGCCTGCAAGAAAACAAATCCGTTCGCACTCAGAGGCGTTACAGTTGCAG GAATGGGCTGCTGAGCATTGCTCCGCACCTTATCGTGCCCCTGAATTATGGGACTGCCCAAGCCATGCTGATATTGATGAGAGGACGGACATCTGGTCTCTAGGATGCACCCTTTATGCAATCAT GTTTAATGTTTCACCATTTGAGGATGCTCTTGATGAATCTGAAGAAAGTCTGCAACTTGCCATTGTCAATGGGCAGCTGAAGTGGCCAGCAGGACCTAACCCTCCTTATCCTGATGAACTTCGCAAGTTTGTTATCTGGATGCTTCAGCCACAACCTGCAATGCGCCCTCACATTGGTGATGTAGTTCTTCATGTTGACAAGCTCATCGCAAAATACTTGTCCTAA
- the LOC120660521 gene encoding 26S proteasome non-ATPase regulatory subunit 12 homolog A-like codes for MEGDSTNLDAAIESLLNVEKQMRLAGDVAGTRKAVIDIIELCYKAGAWKTLNDQIVLLSKRRGQLKQAITAMVQKAMEYIDLMPDMDTRIELIKTLSSVSAGKIYVEIERARLIKRLAKIKEEQGKIDEAADLMQEIAVETFGSMAKTEKIAFILEQVRLCLDHQDFVRAQILSRKISTRVFDVDPSKEKKKPKGDSIVQDAPAEIPSLLELKRIYYELMIRYYSHNNDYLEICRCYKAIYDIPAIKEDPAKWIPVLRKICWYLVLAPHDPMQSSLLNATLEDKNLSEIPNFRLLLKQLVTMEVIQWTSLWEFYRNEYENEKLLGGALGAKTEEDLKLRIIEHNILVVSKYYSRISLKRIADLLCLSLQEAEKHLSDMVNSKSLIAKIDRPMGVVSFRTAQDSNGVLNSWATNLEKLLDLVEKSCHQIHKETMIHKAMLKA; via the exons ATG GAGGGCGACAGTACCAACCTCGATGCGGCGATAGAGTCGCTCCTGAATGTCGAGAAGCAGATGAGACTGGCCGGCGATGTCGCTGGCACGCGGAAGGCCGTCATCGACATCATCGAGCTTTGCTACAAGGCCGGTGCGTGGAAGACACTGAATGACCAGATCGTTCTCCTCTCGAAGAGGAGAGGCCAGCTCAAGCAG GCCATTACCGCTATGGTTCAGAAAGCAATGGAGTACATTGATTTGATGCCAGACATGGACACACGCATTGAATTAATCAAAACATTGAGCAGCGTCTCTGCTGGCAAA ATATATGTTGAGATAGAGCGAGCAAGATTGATCAAAAGACTTGCGAAAATCAAAGAGGAGCAGGGAAAGATTGATGAGGCTGCTGATTTGATGCAAGAAATTGCT GTCGAAACATTTGGTTCTATGGCAAAGACAGAAAAAATTGCTTTCATTCTCGAGCAG GTCCGCCTATGTCTGGATCATCAAGATTTTGTCCGGGCACAAATTTTATCCAGGAAAATCAGTACTAGAGTATTTGACGTAGATCCatcaaaggaaaaaaagaaaccaaaagGTGACAGTATTGTTCAGGATGCTCCTGCAGAAATACCTTCCCTCCTAGAATTGAAACGCATCTACTATGAACTGATGATTCG ATATTACTCGCACAACAATGATTACCTGGAGATCTGCCGCTGTTACAAGGCAATTTATGATATTCCAGCTATCAAAGAGGATCCAGCAAAGTGGATACCG GTTCTTAGGAAGATTTGTTGGTACTTAGTGCTGGCACCTCATGATCCTATGCAATCGAGCCTTCTCAACGCTACTCTAGAGGATAAAAACCTTTCTGAGATCCCAAATTTCAG ATTATTGCTGAAGCAGCTGGTTACTATGGAGGTCATTCAGTGGACAAGTTTGTGGGAATTCTACAGAAATGAATATGAGAATGAGAAGCTTCTTGGAGGAGCTTTGGGTGCCAAAACTGAAGAAGATTTGAAGCTGAGGATCATAGAACAT AATATCTTGGTTGTCTCCAAGTACTATTCAAGGATTAGCCTCAAGAGGATTGCGGACCTTCTCTGCCTGAGTTTGCAG GAGGCAGAGAAACATCTTTCAGACATGGTGAACTCAAAATCTCTGATTGCAAAGATCGACAGGCCAATGGGTGTAGTGAGCTTCCGTACAGCTCAAGACAGCAACGGAGTACTCAACTCATGGGCCACAAACCTCGAGAAGCTTCTTGACCTTGTTGAGAAGAGCTGCCATCAAATACACAAGGAGACCATGATCCACAAGGCAATGTTGAAAGCTTAG
- the LOC120660522 gene encoding probable serine/threonine-protein kinase DDB_G0291350 isoform X1, whose amino-acid sequence MGCSISGLNALYESATGGGDVWINERRFRVLRQIGEGGFAFVYLVREQQPASDAAPARHHDHASHVSEDGTYAMKKVLVQSKEQLDLVREEIRVSSLFNHPNLLPLLDHAIIAVKSTQGDWSHEAYLLFPVHLDGTLFDNANIMLSKKEFYSTADVLQIFHQMCEGLKHMHSFDPPYAHNDVKPGNVLITRRKGQAPVATLMDFGSARPARKQIRSRSEALQLQEWAAEHCSAPYRAPELWDCPSHADIDERTDIWSLGCTLYAIMFNVSPFEYALGESGGSLQLAIVNGQLKWPAGPNPPYPDELRQFVIWMLQPQPAMRPHIGDVVLHVDKLIAKYLS is encoded by the exons ATGGGCTGCTCCATATCTGGGCTCAACGCCCTCTACGAGTccgccacgggcggcggcgacgtctggATCAACGAGCGCCGCTTCCGCGTCCTCCGCCAGATCGGCGAGGGCGGCTTCGCCTTCGTCTACCTCGTCAGGGAGCAGCAGCCCGCCTCCGACGCCGCGCCCGCAAGGCACCACGACCACGCTTCCCACGTCTCAG AGGATGGAACATATGCCATGAAGAAGGTGCTGGTACAGAGTAAGGAGCAGTTGGATCTGGTGAGGGAGGAGATCCGTGTGTCGTCATTGTTCAATCACCCCAACCTGTTGCCACTTCTTGATCATGCTATAATAGCTGTCAAG AGTACACAGGGAGATTGGAGCCATGAAGCGTACCTGCTCTTTCCAGTCCATTTGGATGGTACATTATTTGACAACGCTAACATCATGCTGTCCAAAAAGGAATTCTATTCAACAGCTGACGTTCTGCAAATATTCCATCAG ATGTGTGAAGGACTGAAGCACATGCACAGCTTTGATCCTCCATATGCTCATAATGATGTGAAGCCTGGTAATGTTCTTATAACCCGTCGTAAAGGACAAGCACCTGTTGCAACTTTGATGGATTTTGGAAGTGCAAGGCCTGCAAGAAAGCAAATCCGTTCTCGTTCTGAGGCGTTACAGCTGCAG GAGTGGGCTGCTGAGCATTGCTCTGCACCTTATCGTGCCCCTGAATTATGGGACTGCCCAAGCCATGCTGATATTGATGAGAGGACAGACATCTGGTCTTTAGGATGCACCCTTTACGCAATCAT GTTTAATGTTTCACCGTTTGAGTATGCTCTTGGTGAATCTGGAGGAAGTTTGCAACTTGCTATTGTCAATGGGCAGTTGAAGTGGCCAGCAGGACCTAACCCTCCTTATCCTGATGAACTTCGTCAGTTTGTTATCTGGATGCTTCAGCCTCAACCTGCGATGCGCCCTCACATTGGCGATGTAGTTCTTCATGTTGACAAGCTCATCGCAAAATACTTGTCCTAA
- the LOC120660522 gene encoding probable serine/threonine-protein kinase DDB_G0291350 isoform X2, translated as MGCSISGLNALYESATGGGDVWINERRFRVLRQIGEGGFAFVYLVREQQPASDAAPARHHDHASHVSEDGTYAMKKVLVQSKEQLDLVREEIRVSSLFNHPNLLPLLDHAIIAVKGDWSHEAYLLFPVHLDGTLFDNANIMLSKKEFYSTADVLQIFHQMCEGLKHMHSFDPPYAHNDVKPGNVLITRRKGQAPVATLMDFGSARPARKQIRSRSEALQLQEWAAEHCSAPYRAPELWDCPSHADIDERTDIWSLGCTLYAIMFNVSPFEYALGESGGSLQLAIVNGQLKWPAGPNPPYPDELRQFVIWMLQPQPAMRPHIGDVVLHVDKLIAKYLS; from the exons ATGGGCTGCTCCATATCTGGGCTCAACGCCCTCTACGAGTccgccacgggcggcggcgacgtctggATCAACGAGCGCCGCTTCCGCGTCCTCCGCCAGATCGGCGAGGGCGGCTTCGCCTTCGTCTACCTCGTCAGGGAGCAGCAGCCCGCCTCCGACGCCGCGCCCGCAAGGCACCACGACCACGCTTCCCACGTCTCAG AGGATGGAACATATGCCATGAAGAAGGTGCTGGTACAGAGTAAGGAGCAGTTGGATCTGGTGAGGGAGGAGATCCGTGTGTCGTCATTGTTCAATCACCCCAACCTGTTGCCACTTCTTGATCATGCTATAATAGCTGTCAAG GGAGATTGGAGCCATGAAGCGTACCTGCTCTTTCCAGTCCATTTGGATGGTACATTATTTGACAACGCTAACATCATGCTGTCCAAAAAGGAATTCTATTCAACAGCTGACGTTCTGCAAATATTCCATCAG ATGTGTGAAGGACTGAAGCACATGCACAGCTTTGATCCTCCATATGCTCATAATGATGTGAAGCCTGGTAATGTTCTTATAACCCGTCGTAAAGGACAAGCACCTGTTGCAACTTTGATGGATTTTGGAAGTGCAAGGCCTGCAAGAAAGCAAATCCGTTCTCGTTCTGAGGCGTTACAGCTGCAG GAGTGGGCTGCTGAGCATTGCTCTGCACCTTATCGTGCCCCTGAATTATGGGACTGCCCAAGCCATGCTGATATTGATGAGAGGACAGACATCTGGTCTTTAGGATGCACCCTTTACGCAATCAT GTTTAATGTTTCACCGTTTGAGTATGCTCTTGGTGAATCTGGAGGAAGTTTGCAACTTGCTATTGTCAATGGGCAGTTGAAGTGGCCAGCAGGACCTAACCCTCCTTATCCTGATGAACTTCGTCAGTTTGTTATCTGGATGCTTCAGCCTCAACCTGCGATGCGCCCTCACATTGGCGATGTAGTTCTTCATGTTGACAAGCTCATCGCAAAATACTTGTCCTAA